GACAAAAGGTGCGTACATACAAGATCGAGCACATGTATTTCTCAATCATTTTGGGGTAGAAACATTTACGTATTCCATTGAAGACGTTGAAAAAAGAAAGAGCTGGAAGATGGAAAATGATCGTAAGGCGTTTCCTGTTGTTTACGAAATGACCGTTATACAAACGTATAAAGGAAAATACGGAAACTTTGATTTAGTGCAAAAAGTGTATGCTGTTCGTGAAAAAGGAGAATGGAAAGTGGTGTGGGATTATAAACAGTAGGAGAGCCTGCTGTTTTTTTTATCTTCATAAAAAATAAGCATACCTCAGCTGTTAATATGCCTCTTTTTTAACAGAAAAAACGTTATGTTTTTTTACGAGTGGGTAAAATGAAAGAAGGAGGCGAACACAGATGAAATTTAAAACGATTTTATTTGATGCATATGGAACACTGTTTGATGTACATACCGTTATTGAAACGTGTGATAAGCTGTATCCGGAACGAGGAGAAAGTATTAGCCATTTGTGGCGTTTGAAGCAAATTGAATATGCAATGCAATATCAGCTGATGGGACGATACGTTGACTTTTATACATTAACAAATCAATCCCTGAAATATGCAGTAGAAGCGAATGATATTGATCTAACGGAACATGAAGAAAAAATGCTGATGAGTGCTTACATGAAGCTGAATGTCTATGATGAGGTCAAAGAGGTGCTCGCCTATTTAAAAGAAAAAGGATATCGGCTGGCTATTTTTACAAATGGTCCTAAGCGTATGATTGATCCGCTTGTTTCTTATCACAACATGAATCATTTATTTGAAGACGTTATTTCCATAGATGAAATTAAACAGTACAAGCCTACGATGGCAAGCTATCATTATGCAAAAAATAAAATGAACGCAAAAAGGGAAGAAGTGTTGTTTTTGTCATCGAATACATGGGATATTGCAGGTGCTAAAAACTACGGGTTCGCAACGGCTTGGGTCAACCGAAAAGGAAATGTAGCTGAGCATAAAGAATTACAGCCAAACGTAATCATTAAAAGTTTAAACCAGCTTATTAAATAAAAAAAGGAACGAGCATTAAGCTCTTCCTTCTTTATTTATTGCTAAATGTATCTTTTGTTTCGCCTACTGCTTTTTGAGCATTTCCTTTTGTTTTCTCAGCTTTTCCTTCTCGCTGAAGATCGCGGTTATTCGTTGCATTTCCCACTTGATCTTTTACTTCACCTTTAGCTTTTGATACATTTCCTTTAATTTTATCTCCTAAACCTTTACTCATTTTAATCTTCCTTTCTATTAGTGATTAAGTAGTGTTACTTGTCTGTTCCACCATTAGAAAGAAGTTAAACATACTTTCTGCTTTTGACTTAAACGGAAGCTAAGCGTACGATACTCAGAAGTAATGTTTAGGCAATATCATTATTGTTCGGAGGTTTTAAGTTCCCAATCATCATAAATCTGAGATTCATAAGGCCATGATAATAAGCTTAAAGATTCCACTGCTTTTAGAACAAGAGGCGAGGCATTATCGATGTTGAGATCTTGCGGTGCAATCCATAATGCTTCCAACGAATCTTGTCCTTCAAACTGTACGGGGTGGGAAACAAGCTCACCGCCGGAAATGTCTACGTAATAAAAAACGGCAATGTGATGCACGTGGGTAAATTCTTTCCACTTACAGGGATACTGAAAATCTGTTGTACCCGCTTGGGAAACAATGTTAATCTCAAAGCCTGTTTCTTCACTAAACTCTCTTTTCATCGCATTTGTTAATGTTTCACCGTGTTCTAGCTGTCCGCCCGGCAAATCAAAGCGATGAATATACGGGCCTCTATTTTTTCGAATAACAAGCAGCTTGTCATCTCGCATACAAATTCCATATACGCCAAAGGCGCGATCATAGTTTGGTTCCATCTTTTTTTCACTACTTTCTATAACAGAATGGCTTGATAAAAGCATTGTTGGATTTCTTTATCCTACCATACATTTTGCTATAGAAACTTTTTTAATGAGATGCTTTTACAGTAAACGTACGCGAAGCAGCACTTTCGTTATGCAAACGGTCAACAGAGGTTACAACATATGTGTACGTTTGATTTTTTAGTGCATTTTGATCTACAAACAATTGTTTTTCTCCTGTTTTTCGAACGGTCGTCAGCAAGTTTTCTGCGTTGTTAATATCGCCTCTTTTATTGCCTTGGAAGCGATAAATGGCATAATATGCGGAATCATTCTGCTGGTGATCTCGAATTTCAAATGCCGCTTCTTTTGTATGAGGTCCCACGTTTTTTAATTTTGGTGCTTTTGGTGCCGTATCATCAAGCCAAGGCATTGACGGAATAAGAGCAGGATGCTTATAAATATCGTTT
This sequence is a window from Priestia aryabhattai. Protein-coding genes within it:
- a CDS encoding CsbD family protein, whose protein sequence is MSKGLGDKIKGNVSKAKGEVKDQVGNATNNRDLQREGKAEKTKGNAQKAVGETKDTFSNK
- a CDS encoding NUDIX hydrolase, whose protein sequence is MEPNYDRAFGVYGICMRDDKLLVIRKNRGPYIHRFDLPGGQLEHGETLTNAMKREFSEETGFEINIVSQAGTTDFQYPCKWKEFTHVHHIAVFYYVDISGGELVSHPVQFEGQDSLEALWIAPQDLNIDNASPLVLKAVESLSLLSWPYESQIYDDWELKTSEQ
- a CDS encoding haloacid dehalogenase type II, with protein sequence MKFKTILFDAYGTLFDVHTVIETCDKLYPERGESISHLWRLKQIEYAMQYQLMGRYVDFYTLTNQSLKYAVEANDIDLTEHEEKMLMSAYMKLNVYDEVKEVLAYLKEKGYRLAIFTNGPKRMIDPLVSYHNMNHLFEDVISIDEIKQYKPTMASYHYAKNKMNAKREEVLFLSSNTWDIAGAKNYGFATAWVNRKGNVAEHKELQPNVIIKSLNQLIK